The sequence gaaagacaaaaagtcggttaaatacatgttagaaaaaaaaagtaaaattcgagtgcgatgccacaccactgggaGAGACGCCACTTATGGGAAATGTTTGAGAAATGCGATTAATAAATATGCTCATGGCAATGAATGAGCATTTGatgtttttcgaataaaaacataatatttcaACCAAACACCAAATAAATTCATCGTTTACTGGTTAACAGCCCGTGCGCGGCACACGAATGGATTTTGTTCGAGTTtgtcaaatcaatatcaatacaATATTGAATCAGTTACATACCTTAAACTTGTTTCTTTTCTACTTCAATATTGTTTACCCCAATCCTAATTATAGAAAACAATTTCAGCTCCTTAACACCCAACGCCACTAGGGAAAATCTTTTTTATAATTCCAACACGAATCGTATTCAGATATACGATATAAGTCGCGTGACCCCTTGCTAGATCAAATACTGTTATACTATCTtctgacgtttcgatgttccgtataacaaataaaaagtgttataagggtacaacttttgctacccgagttacacatatgttatgtgttCGGAATCAAGGTTGTCCAaatatgtttgagcatttgtagtgaagttgtacACATCCCCTCTTCCTTCGAGTTTGGAGTTTGATTTTCTCGTGACCATGAAATTACTTGAGTACCGGATTCGACTCTTATCATTCATTCAACTCTTATCCATATTTTATTTCTAGTATCAGTATCAGCATCAGACTTCAGCTCCACAATATGTGATGCAACAACAATCCAGCACCCCTAATGGAGGCTACCAGTTCCAGTCCGGCAACTCTGGCCAGGTGATTCAAATAAAGTACAGAAATAAAGTCGGTGTTAGTCAAATTGCTTGGCCGTGTGTACGCTGAGTGAAGAATAAGTGagatctctctctctctctctctctctctctctctctctctctctttctctcgcTCTGAGAGTgcgtgagagagagagagaaagtaATTGTACTGTTGAGTCGATATTGTCGACATAACGTGTATTGACGAACGAAGAGTGGCGAGAGCTCAGTTTTGAAAAAGAAGGTGTGTGTACCAGTTCAACTTACGTGGttaaaaatatatagaaaataaaaattaaggcTTCCGACACGCTGCATTACACGTTAtaaaataccatttttttcttaaatgctTTCCATTTCTGACGTATGATTTAACTTCGAGATTCGAATTAAACAATATGTTAGATGACGATAGAATGGATAGCAATACCATTTTACTCAGTCGGTAGACAAAAGTCAGAGAGTGCAGCCCCCACTTCAACACACAAGAGAATCCTCTCATCCTTCCAGTTTGAAGTTTTTCGCGGCCATGAAATTACTTGAGTACCGGATTCGACTATTATCATTCATATAACTCTAATCGATATTTTATTTCCAGTATAAGTATCAGACTTCAGCTCCCCAATATGTGATGCCATATCAAACCAGCACCCTTAATGGAAACAAATCGGTTTCATCCTATGGAAATACGAGCAGCTCCCCCAATACAGTTGCTCACTATAGATGTACAGAAAAGAAAGACTACCGGTTCAAGTGCTGCAGCTGTGGCCAGGTGACTCAAGTCAAATACAAAAGCTCAAAGCAGCTGGAAATAAGACACTGTACTCATAAGTAAATCACTTTCTAACGTCATAGATACTACAAGATTTAGATGATTACTGATTTCGTTGTTTACCATTATTTTCAGGAAGAATACCTGCCTGCGCTATTCGTGATTACATCCATCCCAAAAACTCTCGCACAGTACGAGAAGCTGAACATACAAAAGAGGATAACAACAGCAAAGCCATAGCCATATCTGTATGAAACATATAGTTTATTTCCCTTCAATTAATAAAATACTCTACACTTCTCTAAAAAACGCTCGATTGGCGATAGAacgtcttctttttttcttctttttttttcttcctaggCAATCTGGGGGAATCTGCTCatcagacatcctgggttgtccaggaagtgcggggttagggaccacctccaacagcaaacgagggggcaggactacatccccgacccgctaaaccgtttacattgccgccaagcccatcgtcccttcggtacaaccagaaagtaatgcttcaaaggggggccagtgcacaacgcatcctcgaggttagctgcgtgaccttgcagcatcgaacatcgtgactcgcttttttagaagaacaccgtggtatcgtgccagcgcattgccggctttccaggtggccttaccacgccctatgtcctcggaaggtgggaagggtcgacttcacgcctgcttccctctgcacgactggtatcaagaattatgatgccgcgtgcaccccatattgacctctctgcgatagggtctattcgccaacacacagagggacttgccgacgcggtgcctacgcctgccccagccttgacgaggacccctttccgccctcgggctcggaacccacccggttgaccgacgccgcgaaagcgacaaTACCATATTGttgtatgacccatgaagccgactccgaacccttggaccacatcttatttgcgcctgaactagccatccttgagtccacgcgccaccttctgtgtagctccgagacgatttgggcgatagccgataaaacggcgttccagccaactttttctttacacatcctccgaactaggttgtccggggtggtgtccagaccacatgtggcaagcatgtggttacgcattgcgcgaaaacgtgggtacacgaacaacacgtgttccgccgtttcctctaaacctgcgcacaccaaacactcggacgaggccgagcaagccagctgcgttacctggactgtgattttgcagcacgcttaaacgccgggcacttcgaaccccccatggggtgatTGCTGTTCACagttttgctggaacaaataaaacaattgggagggttcgtgcagcattgtgccttatgtccctccaatccgcagcgtctgcagagattgcttctgtcagggcctttgcagtcccattgcttgtgccccggttccaggcacttgaagcaaacttcgggctgctcgtatatgcccacagggcacaccgaccatcccaccttgacgctccctaacttgactaccttcgTCAGGCGTCCGCTGCaaatagccgaaccaatgctacctgcgtccctgccgtacctttccgtagccgaacggctgcggtgggcgtctccacttcacactgtcgtcgcagtgccgtgacgagctcttcgacttcagtgatctcgtccagatctataacccttagattcacctccgtcgcgagtgccctcaccttgaccgtctcgcctaggacttcctccgccaacttcttgtaggcggcgctctTTTGCGATGCGCCCCgtttcagctcgaggatcatctcgctcatccgggtacgtcttattcgacgtacgtcggcgccgagttcaccgagcttgacgtcactcctcatcgccttcaagacgtccgagtacttagcctcgtacAAATAATAATCGAAATACATCCTTACAGGGAACCATCTTGGGGAAGTATCTTCCAACTATACTAATTTTTGATATATGTATAGCAAAAAACTAATATAAATCGTTTCACAGTAGGTCAAGGTGGACaaaaattgaaactaaaaaccctgattgatccagCGGTGTTtgtgtctttctcgtacatcagACATACTAAAAAAAGTCagaatttcttagcgtgttttttttgtatataaatcgtattttggccataacttttgatctcatagtccaatctggccaattttcaataggaaacaatggattCCCCGTccaatgcaacttattgcaaaaaaatcggatcaagataagtgtCTAAAAGATgggtgagttttattttgcgcacatacatacatacatacacgaACACATAAAGcaaacatcatctcaattcgtcgagctgagtcgattggtatataacactatgggtctccggacttTCTATTACAAAAtgaaaatcgtcttggaagtgaatatatagccttttcgttacaccttggtgtacgagaaaggcaaaaagtacaAAATGACGGGTTATCCCCGAAACGTATATATCATATAATGATATATGATATTCCAATCAAACGCTCTCAAGTTGGCAGATAGGTATAACAAAAATTGCTTTTTATTCAAGTGACAACGACAAGCAGATAACAAGCTTAAGATAGTTCAGAAGGTAATAATGCATTTGAAGATGGACACCTGTTCCAAAGattaatttgtatttgtatttaatGTATTTGAACAAACGTTTTAGAAATCGTTCTGATTGCTAAATTAGTTGGTGtagatttggaattggccagacaAACTACCCAATCTAGTGGTAATGATTTATTGTGTAATGGAGAGGAAGATAGTCGAATGATTGATCTTAGTTCAATGaagtaaaaatatcagaacgaaccaatcccgttcatgcattcccaacacggacatcagaataatgtaagTTACGAGCCGTTTCATTTTCTCTGGGTATAGAAGGCCCATGATTCGCGCTCGCGCGTCATTTCTGTATGCTGATCCACGGAGAGCGGGAACGGAGAGCGCACAGAATGATGGCTTTGGTAGCGTTCCTAGCATGGATGGCGATGGCTTCTGTATATGTAGCGGTTTAGCGGCAAACTATCGAGTGGCTATCTTTGGCGTCAGCGGGACTCCAGTTAAATTGTCTTGCATGGTTCTAAATCTGGTTTTGTTGCAGGACCAATAAATTGTTTCTGTTCAGCAGCGCCATTTTATACAAGGGAAGGTTGTTGTGAGAAGAATTTTGATCTAAGTGCAAATTACCCACTTTGCAACgccagaaagttgccgtccaTAGCAGAGTCACGAATGCGCGTCGGAGGAAGATCCtacgaacattttttttgcatggatggcatcagtggtAGTCAAGtaaaaaaatttcaagattctgatttggttttgttactgTTTGTGACTGGGACGgcgaattattgaaaatcaatCGTTTTTAAGTATCACAATTTTATGAAAGCAAAGGTTTAGCCTTTAAAATTCGTCACGATTTAGTgtaaagtgcaaattataatcgctaGGTGAAAGCAGAAAGTTGGCGGCGGCAGTaaaatcacgagcgcgcgtcagaaggagaagccgTAAAAATGTATTTGCATCGATGGAAATCACCCCCCCCTCCCTCTCTCTCTTGTAATTACAAGGAAGGGCAGCAC comes from Armigeres subalbatus isolate Guangzhou_Male chromosome 2, GZ_Asu_2, whole genome shotgun sequence and encodes:
- the LOC134218078 gene encoding uncharacterized protein LOC134218078; translation: MNCQVYLYPGVAIKCSQPGINYQYQHQTSAPQYVMQQQSSTPNGGYQFQSGNSGQYQHQTSAPQYVMQQQSSTPNGGYQFQSGNSGQYKYQTSAPQYVMPYQTSTLNGNKSVSSYGNTSSSPNTVAHYRCTEKKDYRFKCCSCGQVTQVKYKSSKQLEIRHCTHKKNTCLRYS